A single Rhinolophus ferrumequinum isolate MPI-CBG mRhiFer1 chromosome 20, mRhiFer1_v1.p, whole genome shotgun sequence DNA region contains:
- the GPR22 gene encoding G-protein coupled receptor 22 isoform X1, whose amino-acid sequence MSQKAHEARANREKTNCSKRMCFSPILEINMQSESNITVRDDIDDINTNMHQPLSYPLSFQVSLTGFLMLEIVLGLGSNLTVLVLYCMKSNLINSVSNIITMNLHVLDVIICVGCIPLTIVILLLSLESNTALICCFHEACVSFASVSTAINVFAITLDRYDISVKPANRILTMGRAVMLMISIWIFSFFSFLIPFIEVNFFSLQSGSTWENKTLLCVSTNEYYTELGMYYHLLVQIPIFFSTVIVMLITYTKILQALNIRIGTRFSTGQKKKTRKKKTISLTTQHETTDMSQSGGGRNVVFGVRTSVSVIIALRRAVKRHRERRERQKRVFRMSLLIISTFLLCWTPISVLNTTILCLGPSDLLVKLRLCFLVMAYGTTIFHPLLYAFTRQKFQKVLKSKMKKRVVSIVEADPMPNNAVIHNSWIDPKRNKKITFEDSEIREKCLVPQVVTD is encoded by the exons ATGAGCCAAAAGGCACATGAGGCAAGAGCAAACAG GGAAAAAACCAACTGCTCCAAAAGAATgtgtttttctcccattctggaAATCAACATGCAGTCTGAATCTAACATTACAGTCCGAGATGACATTGATGACATCAACACCAATATGCACCAACCACTATCATATCCATTAAGCTTTCAAGTGTCTCTCACCGGATTTCTTATGTTAGAAATTGTGCTGGGACTGGGCAGCAACCTCACCGTACTGGTACTTTACTGCATGAAATCCAATTTAATCAACTCTGTCAGTAACATTATTACAATGAATCTTCATGTACTTGATGTAATAATTTGTGTGGGATGTATTCCTCTAACTATAGTTATCCTTCTGCTTTCACTGGAAAGTAACACTGCTCTCATCTGCTGTTTCCATGAGGCCTGTGTATCTTTCGCAAGTGTCTCAACAGCAATCAACGTTTTTGCTATCACTTTGGACAGATATGACATCTCTGTAAAACCTGCAAACCGAATTCTGACAATGGGCAGAGCTGTAATGTTAATGATAtccatttggattttttcctttttctctttcctgattcccTTTATTGAGGTAAATTTCTTCAGTCTTCAAAGTGGAAGTACATGGGAAAACAAGACACTATTGTGTGTCAGTACAAATGAATACTACACAGAACTGGGAATGTATTACCACCTGCTAGTACAGATTCCAATATTCTTTTCCACGGTCATAGTGATGTTAATCACATACACCAAAATACTGCAGGCTCTTAACATTCGAATAGGCACCAGATTTTCAACAgggcagaagaagaaaacaagaaagaaaaagacaatttctCTAACCACACAACATGAGACTACAGACATGTCACAAAGCGGTGGTGGGAGAAACGTAGTCTTTGGTGTAAGAACTTCAGTCTCTGTAATAATTGCCCTCCGGCGAGCTGTGAAACGACACCGTGAACGACGAGAAAGGCAAAAAAGAGTTTTCAGAATGTCTTTATTgattatttctacatttcttcTCTGCTGGACACCAATCTCTGTTTTAAATACCACCATTTTATGTTTAGGCCCAAGTGACCTTTTAGTAAAATTAAGGTTGTGTTTTTTAGTCATGGCTTATGGAACAACTATATTTCACCCTCTCTTATATGCATTCACtagacaaaaatttcaaaaagtcttgaaaagtaaaatgaaaaagcgAGTCGTTTCCATAGTGGAAGCTGATCCCATGCCCAATAATGCTGTAATTCATAACTCTTGGATAGACcctaagagaaacaaaaaaattacctttgaagatagtgaaataagagaaaaatgtttagtACCTCAGGTTGTTACAGACTAA
- the GPR22 gene encoding G-protein coupled receptor 22 isoform X2 produces the protein MCFSPILEINMQSESNITVRDDIDDINTNMHQPLSYPLSFQVSLTGFLMLEIVLGLGSNLTVLVLYCMKSNLINSVSNIITMNLHVLDVIICVGCIPLTIVILLLSLESNTALICCFHEACVSFASVSTAINVFAITLDRYDISVKPANRILTMGRAVMLMISIWIFSFFSFLIPFIEVNFFSLQSGSTWENKTLLCVSTNEYYTELGMYYHLLVQIPIFFSTVIVMLITYTKILQALNIRIGTRFSTGQKKKTRKKKTISLTTQHETTDMSQSGGGRNVVFGVRTSVSVIIALRRAVKRHRERRERQKRVFRMSLLIISTFLLCWTPISVLNTTILCLGPSDLLVKLRLCFLVMAYGTTIFHPLLYAFTRQKFQKVLKSKMKKRVVSIVEADPMPNNAVIHNSWIDPKRNKKITFEDSEIREKCLVPQVVTD, from the coding sequence ATgtgtttttctcccattctggaAATCAACATGCAGTCTGAATCTAACATTACAGTCCGAGATGACATTGATGACATCAACACCAATATGCACCAACCACTATCATATCCATTAAGCTTTCAAGTGTCTCTCACCGGATTTCTTATGTTAGAAATTGTGCTGGGACTGGGCAGCAACCTCACCGTACTGGTACTTTACTGCATGAAATCCAATTTAATCAACTCTGTCAGTAACATTATTACAATGAATCTTCATGTACTTGATGTAATAATTTGTGTGGGATGTATTCCTCTAACTATAGTTATCCTTCTGCTTTCACTGGAAAGTAACACTGCTCTCATCTGCTGTTTCCATGAGGCCTGTGTATCTTTCGCAAGTGTCTCAACAGCAATCAACGTTTTTGCTATCACTTTGGACAGATATGACATCTCTGTAAAACCTGCAAACCGAATTCTGACAATGGGCAGAGCTGTAATGTTAATGATAtccatttggattttttcctttttctctttcctgattcccTTTATTGAGGTAAATTTCTTCAGTCTTCAAAGTGGAAGTACATGGGAAAACAAGACACTATTGTGTGTCAGTACAAATGAATACTACACAGAACTGGGAATGTATTACCACCTGCTAGTACAGATTCCAATATTCTTTTCCACGGTCATAGTGATGTTAATCACATACACCAAAATACTGCAGGCTCTTAACATTCGAATAGGCACCAGATTTTCAACAgggcagaagaagaaaacaagaaagaaaaagacaatttctCTAACCACACAACATGAGACTACAGACATGTCACAAAGCGGTGGTGGGAGAAACGTAGTCTTTGGTGTAAGAACTTCAGTCTCTGTAATAATTGCCCTCCGGCGAGCTGTGAAACGACACCGTGAACGACGAGAAAGGCAAAAAAGAGTTTTCAGAATGTCTTTATTgattatttctacatttcttcTCTGCTGGACACCAATCTCTGTTTTAAATACCACCATTTTATGTTTAGGCCCAAGTGACCTTTTAGTAAAATTAAGGTTGTGTTTTTTAGTCATGGCTTATGGAACAACTATATTTCACCCTCTCTTATATGCATTCACtagacaaaaatttcaaaaagtcttgaaaagtaaaatgaaaaagcgAGTCGTTTCCATAGTGGAAGCTGATCCCATGCCCAATAATGCTGTAATTCATAACTCTTGGATAGACcctaagagaaacaaaaaaattacctttgaagatagtgaaataagagaaaaatgtttagtACCTCAGGTTGTTACAGACTAA